The Hymenobacter baengnokdamensis genome includes a region encoding these proteins:
- the yiaK gene encoding 3-dehydro-L-gulonate 2-dehydrogenase, translating to MRIPYLQLRQEFERVLLALGFEPTKAGQCATLFADNSRDGVYTHGLNRFPTFVGHVRAGLVRPGAEPELLEANGLVERWDGHYGPGPTNAAAGMARAIELAQAHGIGCVALRHTNHWMRGGSYGWQAAEGGCIGLCFTNTIANVTPWGGTDARLGNNPLVLAVPRPGGHLVLDMAISQYSFGKMSTYAAAGEPLPVPGGYDQAGHLTTDAGAIMTSQRGAPIGFWKGSGLALMLDVVLAALSGGRSTADITQAGQESGVSQCFIAIRQPALHQEVIEHILQFTKSSPSGPGSTGIFYPGEQSLATRTANLAQGIPVNEAIWQQVCALER from the coding sequence ATGCGCATCCCTTACTTACAGCTTCGACAAGAATTTGAGCGTGTGCTGCTGGCGCTCGGCTTTGAGCCCACCAAGGCCGGGCAGTGCGCCACGCTGTTTGCCGACAATAGCCGCGATGGCGTGTACACGCACGGCCTCAACCGCTTTCCTACTTTCGTGGGCCACGTCCGGGCCGGCCTGGTACGGCCTGGGGCCGAGCCCGAACTACTGGAAGCCAACGGCCTGGTTGAGCGCTGGGACGGCCACTATGGCCCCGGCCCCACCAATGCCGCCGCCGGCATGGCCCGCGCCATCGAGCTGGCCCAGGCGCACGGCATCGGCTGCGTAGCGCTGCGCCATACCAACCACTGGATGCGCGGCGGCAGCTACGGCTGGCAGGCCGCCGAAGGCGGCTGCATCGGCCTCTGCTTTACCAACACCATTGCCAACGTAACGCCCTGGGGCGGCACCGACGCCCGGCTTGGCAACAACCCGCTGGTACTGGCCGTGCCGCGCCCCGGCGGCCACCTCGTGCTCGATATGGCCATTTCACAATATTCGTTCGGTAAGATGAGCACGTATGCGGCGGCCGGCGAGCCGCTGCCCGTGCCCGGCGGCTACGACCAGGCCGGCCACCTCACCACCGATGCCGGGGCCATTATGACCTCGCAGCGCGGCGCGCCCATCGGCTTCTGGAAAGGCTCGGGACTGGCGCTGATGCTTGACGTGGTGCTGGCCGCGCTCAGCGGGGGCCGCTCTACGGCCGATATCACCCAGGCCGGGCAGGAAAGCGGCGTATCGCAGTGCTTTATCGCCATCCGGCAACCAGCACTGCACCAAGAAGTTATCGAGCATATATTGCAGTTTACCAAAAGCAGCCCGTCCGGCCCCGGCAGCACCGGCATCTTTTACCCCGGCGAGCAGTCGCTGGCTACGCGCACGGCTAATCTGGCGCAGGGCATTCCGGTAAATGAGGCCATCTGGCAGCAGGTGTGCGCGCTGGAAAGGTAG
- a CDS encoding amidohydrolase family protein: MKKQQLTRCLLGALAGVAVAISGRAQTAPAFTPAVQAFIKVNAPVVALTDAKVMDGTGRPALLHQTVVLRNGRIEQVGSAKKVKVPAGAEVVNCTGKTLIPGLVMLHEHLYYTMPAGGFFNIAQMPYSFPRLYLAGGATTIRTAGSIEPQTDLALKRLISEGKFIGPDMDVTAPYMEEPGMDIPALNTVKGPEDAAASTKFWADKGCTSFKMYMHATRADLAAVVREAHARHLKVTGHLCAITYREAAETGIDNLEHGFMASSDFLTGKVADACDYPAAHQALQRLPQNSPAMTDLIKLLISKHVALTSTLPVFEPYTGREVVLGGGLAALVPQLQERETATWNASQGKDSASVSLFKKEQAWEKQFYDAGGLLVAGTDPTGAGRTIAGYANRRQVELLVEGGFTPLQAIKICTLNGAIYLGRDREIGTIEAGKQADLVLVNGDPEKDIRQLRQMEIVFKQGVGFDSPKLFESMKGKVGLN; this comes from the coding sequence ATGAAAAAACAACAGCTTACCCGTTGCCTGCTCGGAGCTTTAGCCGGCGTGGCAGTAGCCATCAGCGGCCGTGCGCAAACTGCACCCGCCTTTACGCCGGCCGTGCAGGCCTTTATCAAAGTAAATGCCCCGGTGGTAGCCCTCACCGATGCCAAGGTTATGGATGGCACCGGCCGGCCCGCGCTGCTGCACCAAACCGTGGTGCTGCGCAATGGCCGCATTGAGCAGGTGGGCAGCGCCAAAAAGGTGAAAGTGCCGGCCGGGGCCGAGGTCGTCAATTGCACCGGCAAAACGCTGATTCCTGGCCTGGTGATGCTGCACGAGCACCTCTACTATACCATGCCGGCGGGCGGGTTTTTTAATATTGCCCAAATGCCCTATTCGTTTCCGCGCCTGTATCTGGCCGGGGGCGCTACCACCATTCGCACGGCTGGCAGCATCGAGCCGCAAACCGATTTGGCCCTGAAGCGCCTTATCAGCGAAGGGAAATTTATTGGCCCCGATATGGATGTAACTGCGCCCTACATGGAGGAGCCGGGCATGGATATTCCGGCCCTGAACACCGTGAAAGGCCCCGAAGATGCTGCCGCGAGCACAAAGTTCTGGGCCGATAAGGGCTGCACATCATTTAAGATGTACATGCACGCCACCCGCGCCGACCTGGCCGCCGTGGTGCGCGAGGCCCACGCCCGCCACCTCAAAGTAACCGGGCATCTCTGCGCCATTACCTACCGCGAGGCCGCCGAAACGGGCATCGACAACCTGGAGCACGGCTTTATGGCCAGCTCCGATTTTCTGACCGGCAAAGTGGCCGATGCCTGCGACTACCCGGCTGCCCACCAGGCGTTGCAGCGCCTGCCCCAGAACAGCCCGGCCATGACCGACCTTATCAAGCTGCTCATTAGCAAGCACGTAGCGCTTACCTCTACGCTGCCCGTGTTTGAGCCCTACACCGGCCGCGAGGTGGTGCTGGGCGGCGGCCTGGCGGCGCTGGTGCCCCAGCTGCAAGAGCGCGAAACCGCCACCTGGAACGCCAGCCAGGGCAAAGACTCGGCCAGCGTGTCGCTGTTCAAAAAAGAGCAAGCCTGGGAAAAGCAGTTTTACGATGCCGGCGGCCTGCTCGTGGCCGGCACCGACCCCACCGGCGCGGGCCGTACCATTGCCGGCTACGCCAACCGCCGCCAGGTTGAGCTGCTGGTAGAGGGCGGTTTCACGCCGCTGCAAGCCATCAAGATATGCACCCTGAATGGGGCCATCTACCTGGGCCGCGACCGCGAAATTGGCACCATCGAAGCCGGCAAGCAGGCCGACCTGGTGCTGGTCAACGGCGACCCCGAAAAGGATATTCGCCAGCTGCGCCAGATGGAAATCGTGTTCAAGCAGGGCGTCGGCTTCGACTCGCCCAAGCTGTTTGAGTCGATGAAGGGCAAGGTTGGTCTGAACTAG
- a CDS encoding DUF72 domain-containing protein — protein sequence MTYHIGCSGYHYRHWRGVFYPEKLPMRRWFEFYSQHFSTLELNVTFYRFPQLSFLENWYAQSPAGFQFALKAPQLITHYKQFHGVGQLLGDFYATAGRGLLEKLGPVLFQLPPRMAYEPDRLTRILDCLDPSFVNVLEFRHASWWREEVYEALRQRGIGFSGQSHPLLPDTVLATTPTLYYRFHGVPDLYASPYPTEALRRYASAVAATPGVEQAYLYFNNDIGGSAIGNAQEMRQLLGG from the coding sequence ATGACTTATCATATCGGCTGCTCGGGCTATCACTACCGGCACTGGCGCGGTGTTTTTTACCCTGAAAAGCTCCCCATGCGCCGCTGGTTTGAGTTTTATAGCCAGCATTTCAGCACGCTGGAGCTGAACGTTACTTTCTATCGGTTTCCGCAGCTGTCGTTTCTGGAAAACTGGTACGCGCAGAGTCCGGCCGGTTTTCAGTTTGCCCTGAAAGCTCCGCAGCTTATCACGCACTACAAGCAGTTTCACGGCGTAGGCCAGCTGCTCGGCGATTTTTACGCTACGGCGGGCCGGGGCCTGCTCGAAAAGCTGGGGCCGGTGCTGTTTCAGCTGCCGCCGCGCATGGCTTACGAGCCCGACCGCCTCACCCGCATTCTCGACTGCCTCGACCCATCTTTCGTCAACGTGCTGGAGTTTCGGCACGCCAGCTGGTGGCGCGAGGAGGTGTACGAAGCGCTGCGCCAGCGCGGCATCGGCTTTTCGGGCCAAAGCCACCCCCTGCTACCTGATACCGTACTTGCCACTACCCCTACGCTCTACTACCGCTTCCACGGCGTGCCCGACCTCTACGCCTCGCCCTACCCTACCGAGGCGCTTCGGCGCTATGCCAGCGCGGTAGCCGCTACGCCCGGCGTAGAGCAGGCGTATTTGTACTTTAATAATGATATCGGTGGCTCGGCCATTGGCAATGCGCAGGAAATGCGCCAGCTGCTGGGTGGCTGA